A section of the Clostridium felsineum DSM 794 genome encodes:
- a CDS encoding site-specific integrase: MNYVEPIRDSGKVEDIAATLRKQSERNYIMFILGIYSGLRVSDILRLKVKDVKNRDYINIREKKTRKQRVFPINNLVKRELKKYCEDMDLNSYLIKSRQGCNKPLSRETAYLIIRRAGEENGIVNLGTHSMRKTFGYHFYMQYKDIVTLQKIFNHSDPSVTLHYIGVEQGYINSKIKNFKI; encoded by the coding sequence ATTAATTATGTAGAACCAATAAGAGATAGTGGAAAAGTAGAAGATATAGCAGCAACATTAAGAAAACAATCTGAAAGAAATTATATAATGTTTATATTGGGAATATATTCAGGACTTAGAGTTTCAGATATACTAAGATTAAAGGTTAAGGATGTCAAAAACCGAGATTATATAAATATTAGGGAGAAGAAGACAAGAAAGCAAAGAGTATTCCCTATAAACAATTTGGTAAAAAGGGAACTAAAAAAGTATTGTGAGGATATGGATTTAAACAGTTATTTAATTAAAAGTCGGCAAGGATGTAATAAGCCATTAAGCAGGGAAACTGCATATTTAATAATAAGACGTGCAGGAGAAGAAAATGGAATAGTGAATTTAGGAACTCATTCAATGAGGAAAACTTTTGGCTATCATTTTTATATGCAATATAAGGATATTGTTACACTACAAAAGATATTTAATCATAGTGATCCAAGCGTAACTCTTCACTATATAGGAGTTGAACAAGGATATATAAATAGTAAGATTAAAAACTTTAAAATATAA
- a CDS encoding recombinase family protein encodes MNIYDLNKKIAELGEIRVLLNIPINQSDSVEEKIFKKYLEVENVKEVAAYINELGYRIKSDRGKRKYIAQDISNILTDKDIKIENKKLKNIVIKLFYAHKRGAKNGNW; translated from the coding sequence ATGAATATATATGATTTAAATAAAAAGATTGCTGAGCTTGGTGAAATTAGAGTTCTTCTTAATATTCCAATAAATCAAAGTGATAGTGTAGAAGAAAAGATATTTAAAAAATATTTAGAGGTTGAGAATGTAAAAGAAGTAGCAGCATATATAAACGAACTTGGATATAGAATTAAGAGTGATAGAGGTAAGCGAAAATATATAGCACAAGATATAAGCAATATATTAACTGATAAGGATATTAAAATTGAAAATAAAAAATTAAAAAATATAGTTATTAAATTATTCTATGCACATAAAAGAGGTGCGAAAAATGGTAATTGGTAA